One window of Chloroflexus aggregans DSM 9485 genomic DNA carries:
- a CDS encoding M24 family metallopeptidase, whose amino-acid sequence MSIRLQRLIERLAAAGWIGAALMPSTNLTYLTGLRFHPGKRLTLLLISANGDTPVMVVPQLELERVRAASPFAMRYFAWNDAEGPLNALAAGMTAAFGAGTLTRPLAIEHTVMRVMELRMLETVAPGLQTVNIDPLIGELRMVKDGEELALMERAVAIVEQALHAFLTQVRSGLSERVLSRMLHDAIIAAGADGESFTNIVASGPNSANPHHENSDRILQPGDLVIIDCGAVYRGYQSDITRTIAIGEPTAAARHVYDVVLAANTAAREACRPGVTGASIDAAARSVIEAAGYGAAFVHRTGHGLGLETHELPNIVAGSDTPLVAGTTFTIEPGIYLPGQYGVRIEDDVVITKERSRSLTTFSRELIVIQE is encoded by the coding sequence ATGTCAATTCGTCTTCAGCGCTTGATAGAGCGACTGGCAGCAGCCGGATGGATCGGCGCGGCTCTGATGCCGTCTACGAACCTTACCTATCTTACCGGTCTGCGCTTTCATCCGGGGAAACGGCTGACACTCCTGCTGATCTCGGCCAACGGTGATACGCCGGTGATGGTTGTGCCACAGCTTGAGCTGGAGCGTGTGCGTGCAGCGTCGCCGTTCGCTATGCGATACTTCGCGTGGAACGATGCTGAAGGGCCACTGAATGCCTTGGCGGCGGGGATGACAGCGGCTTTCGGAGCGGGAACGCTTACCCGACCGCTTGCCATTGAGCATACGGTGATGCGGGTAATGGAATTACGCATGCTGGAAACGGTTGCACCCGGCTTGCAAACCGTCAATATCGATCCGCTGATCGGTGAACTGCGTATGGTGAAAGACGGGGAGGAGTTGGCGTTGATGGAACGGGCTGTAGCGATTGTCGAACAGGCCCTCCACGCTTTCTTGACACAGGTGCGCTCCGGTCTTAGCGAACGTGTTCTCTCGCGGATGTTACATGATGCGATCATCGCGGCAGGCGCTGACGGTGAGAGTTTCACCAACATTGTGGCGAGTGGCCCTAACTCTGCCAATCCGCATCACGAAAACAGTGATCGTATTCTCCAGCCCGGTGATCTGGTGATTATCGACTGTGGCGCCGTCTATCGTGGCTATCAGTCAGATATTACACGTACCATCGCCATCGGAGAACCAACGGCTGCCGCACGTCATGTGTACGATGTTGTGTTAGCCGCTAACACGGCTGCTCGGGAAGCCTGCCGACCGGGTGTGACCGGTGCATCTATTGATGCTGCCGCACGGAGTGTGATCGAGGCTGCCGGCTACGGAGCAGCTTTTGTGCATCGTACCGGGCACGGTCTTGGTCTTGAAACCCACGAATTGCCGAATATCGTTGCCGGAAGCGATACACCGCTGGTAGCGGGGACAACCTTTACCATCGAACCGGGCATCTATCTTCCAGGACAGTACGGCGTGCGGATCGAGGATGACGTGGTCATTACCAAGGAAAGAAGTCGCTCACTTACCACGTTTTCACGTGAACTGATCGTGATACAGGAATAG
- a CDS encoding STAS domain-containing protein: MLSTQHHPSQTDENRQLHQFLFWAVLTAVGAIVVYAVGWFLTAAPSLLLLTIGSIVLLILELYARWLNAHHATAAAVYLFCAAVAIFAIINVLAVPDFLPVLLLGPVIILIVAQPYLSRKALQIVSAAMVGLAITLTSLGVYVQLYMPIPPTIRNPILIALVTLTTIVLLVLIWQNDQRIMRVLQQREASNRELQAIRERLEEEVTERTRDLQHALAQLEAQVAEQRQMRLALEQQREVIHSLSVPVLPVNHATLVMPLVGALDEQRMTMVKQQALTAIQAMQARTFIIDVTGVPVIDHIIAGELVAIMRAIRLMGTKVVVAGIRPEVAESLVAAQIDLDRVQSFATLQDALQRAITDGQPAS, from the coding sequence ATGCTCTCAACGCAGCATCATCCATCACAGACGGACGAAAACCGTCAATTGCATCAATTCCTCTTCTGGGCTGTGCTCACGGCGGTTGGGGCGATTGTAGTGTATGCTGTTGGCTGGTTTTTAACGGCTGCACCATCACTCTTGTTGCTGACAATTGGCAGTATTGTACTGCTGATACTCGAACTTTACGCGAGGTGGCTCAATGCCCATCACGCAACGGCGGCAGCCGTGTACCTCTTCTGCGCGGCAGTAGCCATCTTTGCCATTATCAACGTGTTGGCGGTGCCTGATTTCTTACCGGTTTTACTCCTTGGACCGGTCATTATTCTCATCGTTGCGCAGCCGTATCTCAGCCGTAAAGCGTTGCAGATCGTAAGCGCCGCGATGGTAGGGCTAGCTATCACGCTCACCTCGCTCGGCGTGTATGTACAACTCTACATGCCGATACCTCCAACCATCCGTAATCCAATCCTTATTGCCCTTGTTACGTTAACAACGATCGTGTTGTTGGTGCTCATCTGGCAAAACGATCAACGGATCATGAGGGTATTGCAACAACGAGAAGCAAGTAACCGGGAACTCCAGGCTATTCGTGAACGACTTGAGGAAGAAGTTACCGAGCGTACCCGTGATCTCCAACACGCATTAGCTCAGCTCGAAGCACAAGTGGCCGAACAGCGGCAAATGCGCCTCGCCCTCGAACAACAGCGTGAGGTAATCCACTCTTTAAGCGTGCCGGTGTTACCGGTTAACCACGCCACCCTTGTTATGCCATTGGTAGGCGCGCTCGACGAGCAGCGGATGACAATGGTCAAACAGCAGGCACTCACCGCCATTCAGGCGATGCAAGCACGCACCTTTATCATCGACGTTACCGGTGTGCCGGTGATCGACCACATCATTGCCGGTGAGCTGGTGGCGATTATGCGGGCGATTCGGCTGATGGGAACAAAGGTGGTCGTAGCCGGGATCAGGCCGGAAGTCGCGGAAAGTTTGGTCGCAGCGCAGATTGATCTGGACCGGGTACAGAGTTTCGCCACATTACAGGATGCGCTACAACGAGCAATAACCGATGGGCAACCGGCATCATGA
- the argC gene encoding N-acetyl-gamma-glutamyl-phosphate reductase, with protein MARVGIYGATGYTGIELLKLLFRHPEVEIAFATARSAAGQRLSEVFPIVSDLRLVAVEEVDPTGVDLVFTCLPHNTPELIPIVQRSLAAGAKVIDFSDTFRITDPNTFTARRGKLHPAPELLAIAVYGLPELHRERIRQGRLVANTGCYPLTAILPLVPLVRANLLADPTVIVDSKSGVSGAGRSLSLKTHFGETHETFSAYNVGRVHRHLAEMEQETGLHIIFAPHLLPVFRGILSTIYVNLKPDVDDMTLAAVYADAYSTEPFVHVLPAGRLPELRHVQHTNHVVIGHQMVEPGRAIVVAVVDNLVKGASGQAVQNMNLMLGFPETTGLPL; from the coding sequence ATGGCCCGTGTCGGCATTTATGGCGCAACCGGATACACCGGAATTGAACTACTCAAGCTGCTCTTTCGCCATCCAGAGGTGGAGATTGCCTTTGCCACTGCTCGCTCGGCGGCAGGGCAACGCCTCAGCGAGGTCTTTCCAATTGTGAGCGATTTACGACTTGTTGCGGTGGAAGAGGTCGATCCTACCGGTGTCGATCTCGTCTTTACGTGTCTCCCGCACAATACCCCCGAGCTTATCCCGATTGTGCAACGTTCACTTGCGGCCGGTGCGAAGGTGATCGATTTCTCCGATACCTTCCGAATCACCGACCCCAATACGTTCACAGCCCGACGGGGTAAACTACACCCGGCACCAGAATTGCTTGCCATAGCGGTGTATGGCTTACCGGAACTCCACCGCGAACGGATTCGTCAGGGGCGGTTGGTAGCGAATACCGGATGTTATCCGTTGACCGCCATTCTGCCACTGGTGCCATTAGTGCGCGCCAACCTGCTCGCCGACCCAACGGTAATTGTCGACAGCAAATCCGGCGTCTCCGGTGCCGGTCGTTCGCTATCGCTCAAAACCCATTTCGGTGAAACGCACGAGACGTTTAGTGCCTACAACGTCGGCCGCGTTCATCGCCATCTGGCCGAAATGGAGCAAGAGACCGGCTTGCACATTATCTTCGCACCACACCTCTTGCCCGTCTTCCGTGGCATCCTGTCAACGATATATGTCAACCTGAAACCGGATGTCGATGACATGACGCTCGCTGCCGTCTACGCCGACGCTTACTCTACCGAACCGTTTGTTCACGTGTTACCGGCCGGTCGGCTACCGGAACTGCGCCACGTTCAACATACCAATCATGTGGTCATCGGCCATCAGATGGTCGAACCGGGGCGAGCAATCGTGGTCGCAGTCGTCGACAATTTGGTCAAAGGCGCATCAGGACAGGCCGTGCAAAATATGAACCTGATGTTAGGTTTCCCCGAAACCACCGGATTACCCCTGTAA
- a CDS encoding N-acetyltransferase: MTSPLYAPPVSLPVIHCRPDAAVTIRRARVGDVPRLYEIINYYAARGDMLPKTLDQLYNRVRTFNVAEIDGEVIGCAALHITWADLAEVVSVAVHPSFQGRGIGRRLVEPLFTEAVELGIPTLFTLTLQAGFFSSLGFREIPKLRLPHKIWQDCSTCFKQDRCDEIAMIRHVP; the protein is encoded by the coding sequence ATGACAAGCCCACTTTACGCACCACCGGTCAGTTTGCCGGTCATCCACTGCCGGCCTGACGCTGCCGTGACCATTCGCCGTGCCCGGGTAGGTGATGTACCACGGCTCTACGAAATCATTAATTATTATGCTGCACGTGGCGATATGCTGCCAAAGACGCTCGACCAGCTTTATAACCGCGTCCGTACCTTTAACGTGGCCGAGATCGATGGGGAAGTGATCGGTTGCGCTGCGCTGCATATTACATGGGCCGATCTGGCCGAGGTAGTGAGTGTCGCCGTCCATCCGTCGTTTCAGGGGCGTGGGATTGGTCGACGCCTGGTTGAGCCGCTCTTTACCGAGGCAGTTGAGTTAGGGATTCCTACTCTCTTTACCCTTACCTTGCAAGCCGGCTTTTTCAGCTCGCTTGGCTTTCGCGAGATACCAAAGTTGCGGCTTCCCCATAAGATTTGGCAAGATTGTTCGACCTGCTTTAAACAAGATCGGTGTGACGAAATTGCGATGATTCGGCATGTGCCGTGA
- a CDS encoding zinc-ribbon domain-containing protein codes for MLYQLSYARAANNVAQSAFLCKSCHPSSDASRIIPQRTIIISAVSGESCAIVNPSTPYEYRGRSVVPFCPQCGAANPDSARFCDQCGAKLIPVRAPSATSAPSAPPVTTAGGPVSVGATTCPQCGFSVIPGEAFCDNCGAPLFQAPPVTSVPAPDVPLPGVPPQPTYPPPQPVTIQSSTPAPPVATPPPAAPVARTSLAGVRLCLANGSILALPAVTQAFVGRADPVSNFYPDIDLTAHGGLEHGVGRRHGRFFVQQGQVYYEDLDSTNGSFLDGRALAPRQPAPVRHGDELRLGMLRLVIEVQ; via the coding sequence ATGCTCTACCAACTGAGCTACGCCCGCGCAGCGAATAATGTAGCACAATCTGCCTTCTTATGCAAGTCGTGTCATCCTTCTTCTGATGCCAGTCGTATCATCCCTCAACGTACCATCATCATTTCTGCTGTATCCGGCGAATCTTGTGCTATAGTGAACCCATCTACACCATACGAATATCGAGGGAGGAGCGTCGTGCCATTCTGTCCACAGTGCGGTGCTGCGAATCCTGACAGCGCGCGGTTTTGTGATCAGTGCGGTGCAAAGTTGATTCCGGTGCGGGCTCCATCGGCTACATCAGCACCGTCGGCACCGCCGGTTACTACGGCCGGTGGGCCGGTAAGTGTCGGTGCAACGACATGTCCTCAGTGTGGGTTTAGTGTCATTCCGGGCGAGGCGTTCTGCGATAACTGTGGGGCACCGTTGTTCCAGGCACCGCCGGTTACAAGCGTACCGGCACCAGACGTGCCGCTTCCCGGTGTGCCGCCACAGCCCACTTATCCGCCGCCGCAACCGGTGACGATCCAGTCGTCGACGCCAGCGCCGCCAGTAGCTACACCGCCACCGGCAGCACCCGTTGCGCGAACCTCGTTGGCCGGGGTGCGGTTATGTCTGGCAAATGGCAGCATACTGGCGTTACCGGCAGTCACGCAGGCTTTCGTCGGGCGGGCCGATCCGGTGAGTAACTTTTATCCTGATATTGACCTGACGGCGCACGGTGGGCTTGAACATGGCGTAGGTCGTCGCCATGGCCGCTTCTTCGTGCAGCAGGGACAGGTTTATTATGAAGATCTCGACAGTACGAATGGCAGTTTTCTTGACGGACGTGCATTGGCGCCGCGTCAGCCGGCACCGGTACGGCACGGTGATGAATTACGGTTAGGAATGCTTAGACTGGTGATTGAGGTGCAATAA
- a CDS encoding histidine phosphatase family protein — MTHLYLIRHGEAVANIKPIVAGMRGDAGLTPRGIAQAERLRDRLATSGEIKADVLISSTLPRARQTAEIIQPALGLPIMFDDEVQELRVGEADGMSNQEAWDRFGVPDFDRYPLRPLAPGGESWGDFTLRVSRALTRITTEYEGKTIVVVCHGGVIDCSFIHFFRMPSLVVPPTDFYTRNTSITWWEQVERRNRRLWRLNAYNDIAHLQGVGAVESVRWEDTHPASPVPTEE, encoded by the coding sequence ATGACACATCTGTATCTCATCCGTCATGGTGAGGCGGTTGCGAACATCAAGCCAATCGTTGCCGGGATGCGTGGTGATGCCGGTCTAACACCACGCGGTATCGCGCAAGCCGAACGTTTGCGCGACCGGTTGGCAACCAGTGGCGAGATTAAAGCGGATGTCTTGATCTCGTCGACACTACCACGCGCCCGCCAGACTGCCGAGATAATCCAACCGGCGCTCGGTCTACCGATCATGTTCGACGACGAAGTCCAAGAATTGCGGGTCGGTGAAGCCGATGGGATGAGTAATCAGGAAGCATGGGACCGCTTTGGCGTTCCCGACTTTGATCGCTACCCACTGCGTCCTTTGGCGCCCGGTGGTGAAAGCTGGGGCGACTTCACGTTGCGGGTGAGTCGTGCGCTCACCCGGATAACGACTGAGTACGAAGGCAAAACCATTGTGGTTGTTTGTCACGGAGGTGTTATCGATTGCTCGTTCATTCACTTCTTCCGCATGCCGAGTCTGGTCGTACCACCGACCGATTTTTACACCCGCAATACGAGTATCACGTGGTGGGAGCAGGTCGAGAGACGGAATCGACGACTCTGGCGACTCAACGCCTATAACGATATTGCCCATTTGCAAGGGGTCGGTGCCGTCGAGTCGGTACGTTGGGAAGACACCCATCCCGCCTCGCCGGTGCCGACCGAGGAGTAA
- the argJ gene encoding bifunctional glutamate N-acetyltransferase/amino-acid acetyltransferase ArgJ has protein sequence MITVLADGHVTSPRGWQAAVAACGIKYAHRDDLALVVSDVPATAAAVFTTNAVKAAPVLYDMALMAQGGELRAVVINAGNANACTGTDGDAAAVAMARAVETALGLPMNSVFVMSTGTIGVPMPVEKIVRGIDEAARRLSPDHGPAAARAIMTTDTRPKHCAVTVALPDGHTITIGGMAKGAGMIHPNMATMLAVVTTDAAVPRAVLDTAMRQVLEVSFNSITIDGDTSTNDTLLVMANGMSGAPPITDLTSSAGTAFLAGLTAVCQYLAHAIVRDGEGATRFVTITVRGARSHAEAKQAAMAIARSPLVKTALFGADPNWGRVLCAIGYSGATVDPNRVVLYFGGMRVLENGLPLPFDERAAHTLLDVPEVIIEADLKLGEGEATVWTCDFSYDYVRINAEYRT, from the coding sequence ATGATCACCGTTCTTGCCGACGGTCATGTGACGAGTCCGCGCGGTTGGCAAGCAGCAGTGGCCGCGTGTGGGATAAAGTACGCACATCGCGACGATCTTGCGTTGGTGGTCAGTGATGTACCGGCAACAGCGGCAGCGGTATTTACCACCAATGCGGTGAAGGCTGCACCGGTACTGTACGACATGGCGCTGATGGCGCAAGGGGGCGAACTACGTGCGGTGGTGATTAATGCCGGGAATGCCAATGCCTGTACCGGTACTGATGGCGATGCGGCAGCCGTGGCAATGGCTCGTGCCGTCGAAACGGCACTTGGTCTGCCGATGAATAGCGTGTTTGTTATGTCAACTGGAACGATTGGCGTACCGATGCCGGTGGAGAAGATCGTGCGCGGGATCGACGAAGCGGCGCGCCGACTCAGTCCCGATCACGGGCCGGCGGCAGCGCGCGCAATTATGACCACCGATACGCGACCGAAGCACTGTGCCGTCACCGTGGCATTACCCGATGGTCACACGATAACAATCGGCGGCATGGCAAAAGGTGCCGGCATGATCCATCCTAATATGGCAACGATGCTGGCGGTCGTGACAACCGATGCCGCGGTGCCACGTGCCGTACTCGATACCGCGATGCGGCAGGTCTTGGAAGTGAGTTTCAACAGTATTACCATCGACGGCGATACCAGCACGAATGACACGCTCTTGGTGATGGCGAACGGCATGAGTGGCGCACCGCCGATCACCGATCTGACTTCGTCGGCCGGTACTGCCTTCCTCGCCGGACTGACGGCGGTGTGCCAGTATCTTGCGCACGCGATCGTTCGTGACGGTGAGGGAGCAACCCGCTTTGTGACCATTACCGTCCGTGGGGCGCGCTCGCATGCGGAGGCGAAGCAGGCTGCAATGGCGATTGCGCGTTCACCGTTGGTAAAAACTGCCTTGTTCGGGGCCGATCCGAATTGGGGGCGAGTGCTGTGTGCGATTGGGTATTCTGGTGCCACGGTGGATCCCAACCGGGTCGTGTTGTATTTTGGCGGTATGCGGGTGCTGGAAAACGGCTTACCGCTGCCGTTTGACGAACGGGCCGCGCACACGTTACTTGACGTACCAGAAGTGATCATCGAGGCCGACCTGAAGTTAGGTGAAGGGGAGGCAACGGTATGGACGTGCGATTTTAGTTACGACTACGTGCGGATCAACGCCGAGTATCGAACGTGA
- a CDS encoding 2-dehydropantoate 2-reductase — MTTADRMRIAIVGVGGVGGYFGGKLAQAGHDVFFIARGEHLAAMQQHGLQIRSIAGDFTVPDVKATSDPAEVGPVDLVLVAVKGWQVREVAVTMKPLIGAETAVLPLLNGVDAPFELAEVLGREHVLGGLCRIIAYREAPGVIVHAGVHPTSIDFGELDNRQTPRLQRIKAVLESAGIQGNVPADIHVAMWQKFMLVCAWSGFGAATRAPIGVWRSLPETRPLVERCLREVVTVARARGIAMPDSTVADMMRFIDSMPYEGTASLQRDIMAGRPSELGSQNGALVRLAREVGVAVPVNEMLYAILQPQELAARGQLSF, encoded by the coding sequence ATGACGACTGCTGATCGTATGCGGATTGCAATTGTCGGTGTGGGTGGGGTTGGTGGATATTTCGGGGGGAAGCTGGCGCAAGCCGGGCACGATGTGTTTTTTATTGCTCGCGGTGAGCATTTAGCGGCGATGCAGCAGCATGGCTTGCAGATACGCAGCATTGCCGGCGATTTTACCGTGCCTGACGTGAAGGCGACCTCGGATCCGGCAGAAGTTGGGCCGGTCGATCTGGTACTTGTGGCGGTGAAGGGCTGGCAGGTACGCGAGGTTGCAGTGACGATGAAGCCGTTGATCGGCGCAGAGACGGCGGTGTTGCCATTGCTGAATGGGGTTGATGCACCCTTTGAATTGGCTGAAGTGCTGGGTCGTGAGCATGTCTTAGGTGGTCTTTGTCGAATTATTGCCTATCGCGAAGCACCAGGCGTGATCGTCCATGCCGGCGTCCATCCGACGTCAATCGATTTTGGTGAACTCGATAACCGGCAGACACCGCGCCTGCAACGGATCAAGGCGGTACTGGAGAGTGCCGGGATTCAGGGTAATGTGCCTGCTGATATCCATGTAGCCATGTGGCAAAAGTTTATGCTCGTCTGCGCGTGGAGTGGATTTGGGGCAGCAACGCGCGCTCCGATTGGAGTATGGCGTTCGCTCCCGGAAACGCGGCCCTTGGTCGAGCGATGCTTGCGCGAGGTGGTTACAGTAGCCCGTGCGCGTGGGATTGCCATGCCCGACAGTACCGTGGCGGATATGATGCGGTTCATCGACAGTATGCCCTACGAAGGTACTGCTTCACTGCAGCGCGATATTATGGCCGGACGACCGTCGGAGCTGGGTAGTCAAAATGGCGCACTCGTGCGGTTGGCTCGTGAGGTTGGGGTAGCGGTACCGGTGAATGAGATGCTGTATGCGATTCTGCAACCACAAGAGCTGGCAGCTCGCGGACAGTTATCTTTTTGA
- the argH gene encoding argininosuccinate lyase has protein sequence MEHRLWGGRFSEPTAAEMRRFNDSFRFDRRLADVDITGSIAWAGALAQAGLIDEDEYAALVRGLELVRAEFANGTFVPAEGDEDIHTAVERRLRELIGDAALKLHTGRSRNDQVATDMRLYTIGIARQLDRRLRDLQLALLTQAELHTDTLMPGYTHLQRAQPITFGHWCLAYIEMFARDRSRLRDAITRMRVLPLGAGALAGNALGIERERLTELLDEFDELAANSLDAVSDRDFVAEILFICALIGIHLSRLAEDIILYASAEFGFIELADAYSTGSSLMPQKKNPDSMELLRGKSGRLLGNVVTLLTVLKGLPLTYNKDMQEDKEPLFDSFDTLDLGLQVAAAALATMTVHPERMAAALDDAMLATDLADELVRRGIPFRVAHGKVGQLVRRAQTLGVSLRHLPLTEYQAVEPSLDAGVYAIFDMARSVAQKASYGGTAPQRVREQCRRWRTILVESEA, from the coding sequence ATGGAACACCGGCTCTGGGGAGGACGATTTAGTGAACCGACGGCTGCCGAGATGCGCCGGTTTAACGATTCCTTCCGATTTGATCGGCGGTTGGCCGACGTCGATATTACCGGCAGCATTGCGTGGGCCGGCGCGCTGGCGCAGGCCGGCTTGATCGATGAAGACGAGTATGCTGCCTTAGTGCGGGGCCTGGAACTGGTGCGGGCCGAATTCGCCAACGGGACGTTCGTGCCTGCCGAAGGTGATGAAGATATTCACACGGCGGTGGAGCGACGATTACGCGAACTTATCGGCGATGCCGCACTCAAGTTACATACCGGTCGATCGCGGAACGATCAGGTGGCGACCGATATGCGGCTCTACACCATCGGTATCGCGCGCCAACTCGACCGACGGTTGCGCGATCTCCAGCTTGCATTGCTGACACAAGCCGAACTGCATACCGACACGTTGATGCCGGGGTACACCCATCTCCAGCGTGCACAGCCGATCACGTTCGGTCATTGGTGTTTGGCGTACATCGAGATGTTTGCCCGTGATCGTAGTCGGCTGCGCGATGCAATCACCCGCATGCGGGTACTGCCGCTGGGGGCAGGCGCGTTGGCCGGTAATGCTCTCGGTATCGAGCGTGAGCGACTAACCGAGCTACTTGACGAATTTGATGAATTGGCGGCCAATTCACTCGATGCGGTGAGTGATCGTGACTTTGTAGCCGAAATCCTCTTCATCTGCGCCTTGATCGGCATTCATCTCAGCCGTTTAGCCGAAGATATAATCCTTTACGCGAGTGCTGAGTTCGGTTTCATCGAATTGGCCGATGCCTACAGTACCGGCTCAAGTCTGATGCCGCAGAAGAAAAATCCTGATAGCATGGAACTATTGCGCGGCAAGAGCGGTCGTTTGCTGGGCAATGTAGTGACCTTACTGACGGTCTTGAAGGGGTTGCCGCTCACGTATAACAAGGATATGCAGGAAGATAAAGAGCCGCTGTTTGATAGTTTTGACACGCTCGACCTTGGTTTACAGGTCGCAGCGGCAGCTCTTGCGACCATGACCGTGCATCCTGAGCGAATGGCGGCTGCGCTTGATGATGCAATGCTCGCAACCGATCTGGCCGATGAGTTAGTGCGACGTGGCATACCTTTTCGGGTTGCCCACGGGAAGGTGGGGCAACTGGTACGGCGCGCGCAAACACTCGGGGTTAGCCTTCGTCATCTCCCGCTTACCGAGTATCAGGCGGTTGAACCGAGCCTCGATGCCGGTGTGTATGCTATCTTCGATATGGCGCGTAGTGTAGCCCAAAAGGCAAGCTACGGCGGGACGGCACCGCAACGGGTGCGCGAACAGTGCCGGCGCTGGCGCACCATATTGGTAGAGTCTGAAGCGTAA